DNA sequence from the Prolixibacter sp. SD074 genome:
CAATGAATAATACGGTCCTGGCTGTCAATTCGCTGTTGCTTCAGTTCTTCATGTTCTTCTCGTTCTTTATGGATGGCTTTGCTTATGCCGGTGAAGCCCTGGCCGGGAAATACTTTGGAGCCGGAAGTAAATCCAAACTAAAGAAAGTTAGTCGGTTACTCTTTCTTTGGGGAATCTCACTCGGCATCCTATTTTCACTTATCTATTTTCTTGCCGGGAATCAGATTATTGCCCTGTTGACTGACCAGGCCTCGCTCAGGGAAGCGGCCCGACCATTTATCTGGTGGACAGCGCTGGTTCCCATTAGCGGGTTTGCAGCTTTCATCTGGGACGGAATCTACATTGGGGCTACAGCTTCAAAAGGAATGCGCAACAGCATGCTGGCTGCCACTTTCTTACTCTTTATTCCTGTTTTCATTATTTTTCAACACCAACTGGGAAACAACGCACTTTGGCTGGCTATGATTTTATTTCTTTTTGGCCGCGGACTATTTCAAACCTTCCTTGCCCAGAGAGCGATTTTCAGCCGGATGGCATAAAAAAAAAGCCCGCCACCCGGCGAGCTTCTCCTCTATTTCAAATTCCTGTTTTTCAATAATTGAAACTACTCCCGCCTAAAAATTCGCGCAATACCGAAGTAGGCGGTATTTCCTGCGACGAAATCGGATAAAAGTAAGAAATGAATACCAGCAAGCGGACAGCTTCAGCATATTCCGGTGCATTTTCAGGGACCAGCTCGAGCAGATGTTCTGCAGGCCGTTTCAAAACACCTAATTCATAAATCAGGGCTGAATTGAACATGACATCCGCATTTTCCTGGCAAGGGAAAATATGTAAATCCTCTCCTCTCCGAACGCTCGGCCATCGTTGGATGGTTGTACACGCATCGTACCCGCGATATTTGCTATCGCGGATAATTCGCCTCAACAAACGGTTATCAGCCGTAGGAATATATGTGTGCTCGTCAATGGAAATCTGCGTCAGCGCCGAGATGAAGATCCTGAAGGTCCGTTCGCTATCAATTCCCGGAATCAAGTCAGGATTCAGGCCATGAATACCTTCAATAATGAGAATATTATTTTTCTCGAGTTTCATCATTTCGCCTTTAAACACCCGCTCTCCGCTGTGAAAATCAAACACCGGACGCTCAACTGCTTCACCATTCATCAACTTGGTCAGAAACTCATTGAAGTATTCGATATCGATGGCTTCCAATGCTTCAAAGTCATATTCACCCGATTCGTCACGTGGCGTATGTGCCCGATCCACAAAGAAATCATCCAATGAAATGGAGATTGGGCGCATTCCCACAACAGCCAGTTGAATTCCCAGCCGCTTGCTGAATGTTGTTTTACCCGAACTCGAAGGTCCAGCAATCAGCACCAGGTTAACCTTACCGCGTCGCGCATAAATCATGTTCGCAATTTCCACAATTTTCTTTTCGTGAAGCGCTTCCGATATCTTAATGATTTCGCCGGCCCGTTGTTGCCGGACCTGCTCATTCAAACCCGCAATATCCTCTATTTGAAGAATACCAGCCCATTCCTTGTGTTCCCGGAAAATTTCAAAAAGTTTTTCCTGGCGAATGACCGGCTCCAGTTCATTGGGTGAATCAGGATCAGGTACACGCAAAAGAAGACCGTCGTAATATTTTTCCAAACCGAAATGTTTCAGATAACCCGTGGAAGGCAAAACGTGACCATAGAAAAAATCACGCCTTTCGGCCAAACACAATATAGGCGCATAAATACGGCCATACTCTTTAAAAAGTTCCGCTTTGCGATACAAACCTTCCTGTCCAAAGATTTCAACAGCCTCTTCTGTTAGTACCCTTTTTCGGTATATAGGTAAATCTTTGTCTATCAACTCCCGCATTTCTTCGCGAAGTGTCCATACATCCTGGTCGATAAGTGGCCGTCCGAGATTCTCTATTTCACAGTAGTAACCTTTCGAAATAGCATGGTCGATTTTCAATCGTGCCTCGGGCCAGATATTCCGCATCGCCACGTACAACACAAACGAAAGCGAACGAAGATACATCCGTTGTCCATCGGTATTGCTATAATCGAAAAACTCAATCTTCTTGGGCTTCACCAGCTCAAAATCGAGCGGTTTCACGCGATGGTTCACATAAGCTCCCAGAATAGGAGATGGTAGCGATACTCCCATATCGCCGGCTATTTCGCCCAGCGTAGTTCCCAGCGGATATGTGCAGATTTTGCCGCTGTTCTCACATTGTAATTTTATATCTCGTACCATAAAAGGCTGTTTTCAGATGAATGCGTGCATCAAGTTAACACATTTTGTTCAATTGATGCAAAATGGTCAATGCTCTTTTTCAGGCGAAGCGCCTGCGTTTATTTTCTGTTCAACGCTTCCTTCAGGAAGCGTGCAGTATACGAATTTCGATGTTTAACCACTTGTTCCGGGGTACCTGCGCAAACCACCTTTCCGCCGGTCCGTCCTCCCTCGGGGCCAATGTCGATGATGTGATCGGCTACCTTGATAACGTCCATGTTGTGCTCGATAACAATTACCGTATTTCCCCTGTCAACTAACTTATTTAGTACATCGAGCAATACCCTGATGTCTTCGAAATGAAGACCGGTAGTGGGTTCATCGAGAATGTAAACCGTTTTGCCGGTGTCGCGCTTACTAAGTTCGGAAGCCAGTTTCACGCGCTGCGATTCACCTCCCGACAAAGTTGTTGATGACTGTCCTAACGTGATGTAACCAAGTCCAACTTCCTGTAAACTTTTCAGTTTGACTAAAATCGACGGGATATTTTCGAAAAATTCAACTCCCTGATTAATGGTCATATCGAGCACATCGCTGATGGATTTCCCTTTATGACGCACCTCCAGCGTTTCGCGGTTGTACCGTCGGCCATTACATTTATCGCAATGCACATATACATCGGGCAGGAAGTTCATCTCGATAACTTTCATCCCGGCTCCCTGGCACTCTTCACAACGACCGCCTTTCACGTTAAACGAAAACCGGCCGGGCTTGTACCCGCGAACTTTCGATTCGGGTAACATGGCAAAGAGGTTGCGGATCTCGGAAAACACCCCCGTATAAGTTGCCGGATTGGAACGCGGCGTACGTCCCAAGGGTGACTGGTCGACCTGTACCACCTTATCGATATGTTCCATTCCTTCTATTTTATCATAGGGCAACGGGTCTTTCACTGACTTATAGAAATGCTGGCTCAGGATCGGCTGCAACGTTTCGTTGACAAGCGTCGATTTCCCACTTCCCGACACACCGGTTACGCAAATAAATTTTCCTAACGGGAATTCAACATCTATTTTTTTCAGGTTGTTGCCACTTGCTCCTTTAATGCAAAGCACATCACCGTTCCCTTCCCTTCTCTTTTCCGGAATGGCAATTTTTTTAATTCCGTTCAGGTAAGCAGAAGTCAGCGTATTCAATTTTAATAATTCGTGCGGATCACCTGCAGCCACCACTTCACCACCATGGCGACCGGCAAACGGTCCCATATCCACTAAATAGTCAGCTTCCATAATCATATCCCGATCGTGTTCCACTACCACCACCGAATTTCCGGTATCCCGGAGTTGCTGCAACGAATTAATCAGGCGCAAATTGTCGCGGTGATGCAAACCGATGCTCGGTTCATCGAGTATATACAGGACATTGACAAGCTGCGAGCCAATTTGCGTTGCCAAACGGATACGCTGCGATTCTCCTCCGGAAAGGCTCCGGGCCGATCGATCGAGTGACAGGTATTCCAACCCAACATTGAGCAGGAAGCGCAACCGATCACGAATTTCTTTCAATACCTCTGCCCCAATCAGCCGTTGCCGTTCGGTTAACCGCGAATCGATGTTCTCAAGAAATACCGAAAGTTCGCCAATGTCCATCTGCGCCAGTTCAGCAATATTTCTGTCATCAATCTTAAAATGGAGTGCCTCCTTATTCAATCGTTGCCCGTTACAAACCGGACAAACATTGGTTTTGTGAAACTGATCGGCCCATTTTTGCGCCTTCTTCGACGGATTATCACTCTTCTGGCTAACAATATATTTCACCACTCCTTCGTAGCTCATCATGTAATTGACCGAGCTGCCCAGTGGCGTATTCTTTAGCTGAATTCTTTCACTTGTGCCAAAAAGAATGGCATCAATGGCCTCTTCCGGATAATTTCTCAACGGCGTTTTCAACGTCACTTCGTATTTCCCGGCCAGCGCTTCGATTTGCCAAAATATCAGCGAGTTTTTATAGGGACCCAACGGAGCAATTCCGCCTTTGGCAATACTCACCGATGGATCGGGAATAATCTTGTCAATGTCGATTTCGGTTACTTCTCCCAGTCCGTTACACTTCGGACAAGCTCCTTGCGGTGAGTTAAACGAAAAACTGTGCGGGGCCGGTTCATTGTATGAAATTCCGGTCGTGGGGCACATCAGGTGGCGGGAGTAATATCTCGCTTCACCACTCCCCTTTTCCTGAATCATGATGATTCCGCCCCCGTGTTTCATTGCTGTTTCAACCGAACCGCGCAGACGCTTCCTGTCAGCCAAATCCACCACCAGCTTATCAATCACAATTTCGATGTTGTGATTCTTGTACCTATCGACTTTTAACCCGTGCGACAATTCACGTATCTCGCCATCGATACGGGCATACAAAAATCCCTTTCGGCGAATTTGCTCGAACAATTCACGGTAGTGCCCTTTACGTCCTTTTACCACCGGAGCCAGAATGATGGTCGGTTTACCATCGAAGCGTTCCAAAATCAGATTAATAATCTGCTCGTCGGTGTACTTAACCATCTTCTCGCCAGTATTGTAAGAATAGGCAATACCAGCCCGGGCATAAAGCAGTCGCAGAAAATCATATATCTCTGTAACCGTTCCTACCGTTGAGCGGGGATTTTTGTTCGTCGTTTTTTGCTCGATCGAAATCACCGGGCTCAGTCCTGTGATCTCATCCACATCGGGGCGCTCCATGTTCCCCAGGAACGAACGTGCATACGCCGAAAAAGTCTCGATGTAGCGTCGTTGCCCTTCTGCGTAAATGGTATCGAATGCCAGTGACGATTTGCCGCTTCCGCTAAGGCCGGAAATCACCGTCAATTTGTTGCGTGGTATCTCAACATCAATGTTGCGGAGGTTGTGCACACGTGCGCCTCTCACAACAATTTTATCTTCGTTGCTCATTCAATCTACTTATTCGTCCTGATCGGAGATGGAATCCCGTTCTGCCTTTTTCACTTCCCCGTCATGGCGAAATGTACGGTATCCTTTTTCGGGTAACCTGATGACGTAGGTTTTTCCTGACGGATTGGACAAAGTTGTTTCCCTCAACCAGGGATTGAAATATTTCAATATTTTATAATTCACACCGTGCTCCCGGGCAAAGTCGGCAAAATCATCTACCGTCCCCTCAATTGTCACATTATAGGTCGGGATGACGGGGTAAATTTCATCTTCCGGAACATTAAATCCATATTTTTCCGGATCGCTGAGAATTAACTTCAGCGCCAGTATGCGATAAACATACCGTCCCGTTTCCTCACCTAATAACAAATCATAGTAATTGTGGCCCTTCTGTCGCGCTATCTGCCGGGCAACTCCATTTCGTCCGGCATTGTAGGCAGCTGCTACCAAGGTCCAGCTACCATATTTCTCATAATTATGTTTCAGGTATTTGCATGCTGCCTGCGTGGCTTTCACCAAATTATAGCGTTCATCCACTTCGTTGGTTACTTCCAGGCCATAATCACGAGCGGTAGGTTTCATAAACTGCCAGATGCCCACCGCCCCCGCCGGACTTACCGCACGGTCAAAAAAACTACTTTCGGCTAAAGCCAGGTACTTAAAATCCCCGGGAACACCCTGTTCCTTGAGGATGGGTTCAATTACGTGAAAATAGCGTGGCGCCTTCTTAATAAAGAGAAAGGTCTGCGAGTGGAAATAAGTATTTACCAACATTTCCCGATCGAGCGCTTCCTTTACATCAAAATTATGCAATGGAACCGGCTCGCCGGCAAAGTTAAGTGTATCGGGTAATTCAGGTGGGCTGAAAAAAACTTTCCCTGTATTATGATCCAGTGAATAAGGCGATTTTGTATTATCATCACTGGTGCTGTTGAAAAACAACCCGCCGATGATGACTCCAATGGCAATTACCGATAAAAATATGAAAATACTGTTCAGGCTCCCTCTCTCGCGTGATAAATTCCTCTCCTTCAATTTTCCAGGGTTTTAAATTCGAACCTCAAAGATAACCTTTTTGGTAACCGATTCAAACTTCGGGAGCGGATAGAAATTTAATTAAATGCGTAGGTTACACCCGTGTAAATTCCGAGTTGATAGGGACGATAATTGATATGATTGCTGGTGCTAATGGAATTGAGGTAATATTTCACCCGGGGTTCCAGCGTTACTGTTACCCGCTTACTTAAATCGTATCCCAAACCAAGGCCAACCGTTCCGGCATATACCAAATCACGCAACTGACTGGTTTCCCCCCCCTGGGTTTTTACTCCCCCTTCATACAGCGAAGCATTGTTGCCAACCAAGATGTTGGTACTCATTCCTCCCGTTAAATCAACATTCACCTTCCTGTCGATAAGGTGATAGGCCACCAAAACCGGAATTGCGATATATTCCAGGTTCTGCTTCAAATCGGCATTACTGGCGTAAGCCGTAGTACTGGAGAGCTCACTATTAGACATATTGACGGCTAAGTACGCTCCGTCTTTTATCGACCCGGGCGGCCTCCCAAATTTCACCAGACCAACTTCAGTATTAGCAGCATAAGTTGTCGATTTAGAATTAACCCCATAATCAGTTCCAGCAATGGCATATGTTGAATTATTTCCACCAAAAACCGAAACATGATTGGTGTTATGCCTGATTTTCGAGTAGACAATACCCGATTTAACCGATAATCGCTTGTTGAGTTTATATCCGAACATCACTCCTCCCGAAAGCGTTGGCTCAGTGGTAGTAGACGGTGCCGGGGAACTATTTGATAAAGCATTGGCTGCATACATATAATCGTTATGGTCGCCAGATGAAGAAACTCCGGAGAAGAGTGGCGACGCTTCCGCTGCCAGCTTCCAGCGTTTGACCGTTTTATCCTTCTTCGCATATTCCTGAATATTCGAGGCAATCATTCTCCGGTCTCTCAGTTCCTGCTCCGAAATCGTCAAATGCGGGGCATCATTGTTATTTAACCCTAAACATTTTGAGAGAAACCGGATCCAGTTTTCATTTTTCCCCGATAAACCCGGGTTATTAGCTGTATTTATCGATGGCAAACGGGCGCTTAACATCGACAATGTTTCGTCCTTCCTTCTTTCGGCTACCGCAAAAACAGCCGACTGGTTAACCTGTACCGTATTATCATTACCAATACCAGCCCGGTTACTCAGTTTGACTGGTTGCACCGATGCCACGCGGGCATTCATTTTCACGGGTACGTGATTTGCGTTTGCCCGGGATATGGAGGCATTAACATCAGAATTGATCTGTTCTTGCCGGATGCCTGAATCGTTTTGCGGCACAACAACCACTTCTTTTGTCACTTGCTCCTGATGTGGCTGTGTAAACATCCATCCGGCGACAAATGCGAGTACTACCGCAGCAGCAATCGACAACCCTTTTATTAAAGCCAGCCGGTGCGCCCTTTTCCGATTATTGAGCCCATCTTCGATATTTTTCCAAAGATATATGGGAGGATTCACTTCATAATCCTCCAGCCTGTCCTGGAAAAGTTGGTCTATATCGTGTTTTTCAGCTAACATATTGTACTATTGACTTTGCTCTTTTCGATACCAAATTTCTCATATACTTTCTTCTGCAATATCACCCTCGCCCTCGAAAGGTTCGATTTGGAGGTCCCCTCTGAAATTCCCATCTTGTCCCCAATTTCCTTATGGGAATATCCTTCAATGGCATACAGGTTAAACACCATGCGGTAATGCGCCGGCAGTTCCTGTACCACCTGGAGCAATTCATCGGCCGTAATCTGAGCCAATAAATCTTCACCCAGTTGTTTCCCTTCATACACGGTAATATTTTCTACCGGATACAGATTATTTTGCTTGCGGAATTTTTCAAGTGACGTATTTACCATGATTCGTCTCATCCACCCCTCGAATGAGCCCCTGAATCCAAATTGATCTATTTTGGTAAATACCCGGATAAAACCTTCCTGGAGATTATCTTCAGCTTCTGTGGCATCTTTCGAATACCGCAGACAAACCCCGTACATCTTGCCTGCGAAGCGCTGATATAACAAGGACTGCGATTTTCGGTCGCCAGCTGAGCATTTTTTTATAATATCATCCAGGTCGGTCACGCAGAATGTTTTAGTTCAGAATCTCAATCAAAAATCAGGCCCGAATTAAATTAATCTGCAACCTAAATAAATTCCTGCAATATAAGAACGCAATGCGCAAACTGTTTTGGTTAAAAAATATTGATAACCTCTCTGTATTTGGGGGTATACATCCATTCTCATTTCATTTAGATTGACCGGTACTTTTCTAAACTCAATGAATAGACGCGAACCTCATGACAAATGGTTGCGTCATCGTCCGAATTTTCATGTACGCAACCAATTACGTAATGTCTGCGTCTATTTTTAAAATATCAAACCATGAAGTTGACAAAGCTAGTTACCCTGATTTTGCTGCCGGGTACAATGACCGGATGTTCTTCGGGCCAGCATAATGATTCGCCCGGGACCGACATCAAACTCGATGAGAAATCAACGGAAATAGTAGACTCCGACAATCGGTTCGGATTTAATTTGTTTGGTTCGCTGGTGGAAAACAGCGAAGCGGGCGCCAACCTGATGATATCGCCGCTAAGTATTTCGAGTGCCCTGAGCATGGCCCTCAACGGAGCAAACAGCGACACCCGATCCGAGATGGAACAGGTATTATCGTCCAACGGATTTACGACCGATGACATCAATTCTGCCTATCAGAAACTCATTCCCGCTTTGCGAAACTGCGATACCAGCGTCGATCTCGATATTGCCAATTCCATCTGGATTCGGGAAAGTTTTCAAGTGCTCGATAAATTTACCGAAACCAACAATGATTATTACGATGCCGAAGTTACCCGGCTTCCCTTCGATAATAATGCAGTAAATCGCATCAACGATTGGGTGGGCCGGAAAACCCATGACAAGATTCAGAAAATGGTTACATCCATTGATCCAAATGATGTGATGTACCTGCTCAACGCGATTTATTTTAAAGGAAGCTGGGCCGAAAAGTTCGATTCAGATGCAACCCAAAGTAAACCATTTACTCTTTCGGATGGCAACACGGTCAACGTTCCGATGATGCGGAAAAACCAGAAACTGTCGTACCTGGCGACCAACAATTTCCGGATGGCGGCTTTTCCTTACGGAAGGGAAAAATTCAGAATGCTTGTGATACTGCCAAACGAGGGAGTGCCGACCACAGAAATTCTGCAATCGTTGGATAACGATTCATGGCAGACTTATCTGAAGGGAATGAGCCAACCGGTTGAGCTGGATGCTTGGTTGCCCAAGTTCACATTTTCATGGGAAACCAACCTGAACGATGTGTTAGCTTCACTGGGAATGCCGAAAGCCTTTTCAAAATCGGAAGCCGATTTTACCAATATCAATTCCAAAGGCGGATTATACATCAGCAAAGTAAAACATAAGACTTTTATCGAAGTAAATGAAGAGGGAACGGAAGCTGCAGGTGCGACATCCGTTGCAATAGGGGTAACGTCTGTCGGACCGGGTAATACACTGGTACTTTTTCATGCAGACCACCCATTCTTGTTTTTCATTACGGAAGAAGATACCGGCGCCATCCTGTTTATGGGACAAATGGCCAACCCGACAATAGAAAGTTAGGAGGACAGAAACCAAACAAACATCAATATTTTCTATTCATACCGCTGTGTTTTTTGAACACCAAAAAAGGGACGGCCCCGTTGGTCGTCCCTTTACTTTTTTTGATTCGTTGTGTGAAATGTCCTGCACTCGAAAAATCCAGCTTTTTTACCCTAAAGGGAAAGCTTGATTTTTCAGGACTCGCCCTTTAGGGCCGGGGTGAGGGGCCTGAAAAATCTTGACGAGCCAGATTCACACAACGAGTTTTCTTCATTTCTTATCAGAACATCGGATCCCACGGAGGAAGCATTTCCGCTTTTTCACCCCAAACTTTCAACGTTTTGGCATCGAGGTACTTTTTGTTAATCACAAACCGGAACATGTATTGATTGAACCAGTTGTCGGTAAAGGTCAGGTAACCGTGATAATCAGAATCCGGTCCCCAGCTGTTTTCGAACTGCCACTTCGTGGGTTTTCCCTGGTCGTTCACATCGACGGCAATCAGCGCCATTCCGTGTGAAGAACCACTTTCTCCAGTCAGGATGCGCTGCTTCTTGTCCATGCCGAATTTTACGCCGTAAACCGCTCCGTAATCATAATTCTCGGTAGACAACACGCCCGAACCTTTCACATAGAAGGCGCCTACATCGCAGGAAGCGTACATCGGCTCGTTGTTTTTAACCGACTCGATGGCAAACTGCTTGATGACATCATTCGGAAGGTTCACGTAGTTCCAGTTAATGCCTTCCTCGGTATTGCGGTAATTCGCTATTTCGTAGTGCTTGTAATACGGCCGGGCCGGGTCGTTCATCAGCATCACGTAATCCGACAGTTTAATATCACCCAATACCTCATCGCGGAACTGCTGCGGTGTGTAGGTTTTGTATTCCGACAGGTTCCCGCCTTTATCTTTGTATCTCCAACGGAACTGTTCCGGCGGATTTCCCAGGTTCAGGGCCAACATCCGGTAAACGTCTTTCAGCATTTCTACGCGGCGGCCCTCAATGTTGGCCTTCGACTTTTTGCCGGCTACCATCTGGCGCAGTTCTATCCCATCTTCCCGCAACTTGGTCACAATGAACTTCACCATTTTTCGCGTATTCTCACTCGAATGGGTTTCGGGCATGACACTCTTCGGCACTATACCGTATTTGTTCACCAGGTTGACAAACGAGTTCCAAACACCACCATCATCCACTGGCGATTTGAAATACCA
Encoded proteins:
- a CDS encoding nucleoside kinase, whose protein sequence is MVRDIKLQCENSGKICTYPLGTTLGEIAGDMGVSLPSPILGAYVNHRVKPLDFELVKPKKIEFFDYSNTDGQRMYLRSLSFVLYVAMRNIWPEARLKIDHAISKGYYCEIENLGRPLIDQDVWTLREEMRELIDKDLPIYRKRVLTEEAVEIFGQEGLYRKAELFKEYGRIYAPILCLAERRDFFYGHVLPSTGYLKHFGLEKYYDGLLLRVPDPDSPNELEPVIRQEKLFEIFREHKEWAGILQIEDIAGLNEQVRQQRAGEIIKISEALHEKKIVEIANMIYARRGKVNLVLIAGPSSSGKTTFSKRLGIQLAVVGMRPISISLDDFFVDRAHTPRDESGEYDFEALEAIDIEYFNEFLTKLMNGEAVERPVFDFHSGERVFKGEMMKLEKNNILIIEGIHGLNPDLIPGIDSERTFRIFISALTQISIDEHTYIPTADNRLLRRIIRDSKYRGYDACTTIQRWPSVRRGEDLHIFPCQENADVMFNSALIYELGVLKRPAEHLLELVPENAPEYAEAVRLLVFISYFYPISSQEIPPTSVLREFLGGSSFNY
- the uvrA gene encoding excinuclease ABC subunit UvrA; its protein translation is MSNEDKIVVRGARVHNLRNIDVEIPRNKLTVISGLSGSGKSSLAFDTIYAEGQRRYIETFSAYARSFLGNMERPDVDEITGLSPVISIEQKTTNKNPRSTVGTVTEIYDFLRLLYARAGIAYSYNTGEKMVKYTDEQIINLILERFDGKPTIILAPVVKGRKGHYRELFEQIRRKGFLYARIDGEIRELSHGLKVDRYKNHNIEIVIDKLVVDLADRKRLRGSVETAMKHGGGIIMIQEKGSGEARYYSRHLMCPTTGISYNEPAPHSFSFNSPQGACPKCNGLGEVTEIDIDKIIPDPSVSIAKGGIAPLGPYKNSLIFWQIEALAGKYEVTLKTPLRNYPEEAIDAILFGTSERIQLKNTPLGSSVNYMMSYEGVVKYIVSQKSDNPSKKAQKWADQFHKTNVCPVCNGQRLNKEALHFKIDDRNIAELAQMDIGELSVFLENIDSRLTERQRLIGAEVLKEIRDRLRFLLNVGLEYLSLDRSARSLSGGESQRIRLATQIGSQLVNVLYILDEPSIGLHHRDNLRLINSLQQLRDTGNSVVVVEHDRDMIMEADYLVDMGPFAGRHGGEVVAAGDPHELLKLNTLTSAYLNGIKKIAIPEKRREGNGDVLCIKGASGNNLKKIDVEFPLGKFICVTGVSGSGKSTLVNETLQPILSQHFYKSVKDPLPYDKIEGMEHIDKVVQVDQSPLGRTPRSNPATYTGVFSEIRNLFAMLPESKVRGYKPGRFSFNVKGGRCEECQGAGMKVIEMNFLPDVYVHCDKCNGRRYNRETLEVRHKGKSISDVLDMTINQGVEFFENIPSILVKLKSLQEVGLGYITLGQSSTTLSGGESQRVKLASELSKRDTGKTVYILDEPTTGLHFEDIRVLLDVLNKLVDRGNTVIVIEHNMDVIKVADHIIDIGPEGGRTGGKVVCAGTPEQVVKHRNSYTARFLKEALNRK
- a CDS encoding lytic transglycosylase domain-containing protein gives rise to the protein MKERNLSRERGSLNSIFIFLSVIAIGVIIGGLFFNSTSDDNTKSPYSLDHNTGKVFFSPPELPDTLNFAGEPVPLHNFDVKEALDREMLVNTYFHSQTFLFIKKAPRYFHVIEPILKEQGVPGDFKYLALAESSFFDRAVSPAGAVGIWQFMKPTARDYGLEVTNEVDERYNLVKATQAACKYLKHNYEKYGSWTLVAAAYNAGRNGVARQIARQKGHNYYDLLLGEETGRYVYRILALKLILSDPEKYGFNVPEDEIYPVIPTYNVTIEGTVDDFADFAREHGVNYKILKYFNPWLRETTLSNPSGKTYVIRLPEKGYRTFRHDGEVKKAERDSISDQDE
- a CDS encoding outer membrane beta-barrel protein, giving the protein MLAEKHDIDQLFQDRLEDYEVNPPIYLWKNIEDGLNNRKRAHRLALIKGLSIAAAVVLAFVAGWMFTQPHQEQVTKEVVVVPQNDSGIRQEQINSDVNASISRANANHVPVKMNARVASVQPVKLSNRAGIGNDNTVQVNQSAVFAVAERRKDETLSMLSARLPSINTANNPGLSGKNENWIRFLSKCLGLNNNDAPHLTISEQELRDRRMIASNIQEYAKKDKTVKRWKLAAEASPLFSGVSSSGDHNDYMYAANALSNSSPAPSTTTEPTLSGGVMFGYKLNKRLSVKSGIVYSKIRHNTNHVSVFGGNNSTYAIAGTDYGVNSKSTTYAANTEVGLVKFGRPPGSIKDGAYLAVNMSNSELSSTTAYASNADLKQNLEYIAIPVLVAYHLIDRKVNVDLTGGMSTNILVGNNASLYEGGVKTQGGETSQLRDLVYAGTVGLGLGYDLSKRVTVTLEPRVKYYLNSISTSNHINYRPYQLGIYTGVTYAFN
- a CDS encoding RNA polymerase sigma factor gives rise to the protein MTDLDDIIKKCSAGDRKSQSLLYQRFAGKMYGVCLRYSKDATEAEDNLQEGFIRVFTKIDQFGFRGSFEGWMRRIMVNTSLEKFRKQNNLYPVENITVYEGKQLGEDLLAQITADELLQVVQELPAHYRMVFNLYAIEGYSHKEIGDKMGISEGTSKSNLSRARVILQKKVYEKFGIEKSKVNSTIC
- a CDS encoding serpin family protein → MKLTKLVTLILLPGTMTGCSSGQHNDSPGTDIKLDEKSTEIVDSDNRFGFNLFGSLVENSEAGANLMISPLSISSALSMALNGANSDTRSEMEQVLSSNGFTTDDINSAYQKLIPALRNCDTSVDLDIANSIWIRESFQVLDKFTETNNDYYDAEVTRLPFDNNAVNRINDWVGRKTHDKIQKMVTSIDPNDVMYLLNAIYFKGSWAEKFDSDATQSKPFTLSDGNTVNVPMMRKNQKLSYLATNNFRMAAFPYGREKFRMLVILPNEGVPTTEILQSLDNDSWQTYLKGMSQPVELDAWLPKFTFSWETNLNDVLASLGMPKAFSKSEADFTNINSKGGLYISKVKHKTFIEVNEEGTEAAGATSVAIGVTSVGPGNTLVLFHADHPFLFFITEEDTGAILFMGQMANPTIES
- a CDS encoding aminopeptidase C encodes the protein MMKKLTLLALVGLWTANAVWAQSGALTAGQLKEIRQSYKEDSYTKAMENALSNNDINKLALNRDNVGKVDQHFKYKVDVSGITDQKGSGRCWMFTSLNILRPVGMRHFNVDKFEFSENYLYFYDIFEKANLFLNNVVASADLPFTSRKVNWYFKSPVDDGGVWNSFVNLVNKYGIVPKSVMPETHSSENTRKMVKFIVTKLREDGIELRQMVAGKKSKANIEGRRVEMLKDVYRMLALNLGNPPEQFRWRYKDKGGNLSEYKTYTPQQFRDEVLGDIKLSDYVMLMNDPARPYYKHYEIANYRNTEEGINWNYVNLPNDVIKQFAIESVKNNEPMYASCDVGAFYVKGSGVLSTENYDYGAVYGVKFGMDKKQRILTGESGSSHGMALIAVDVNDQGKPTKWQFENSWGPDSDYHGYLTFTDNWFNQYMFRFVINKKYLDAKTLKVWGEKAEMLPPWDPMF